One window from the genome of Heterodontus francisci isolate sHetFra1 unplaced genomic scaffold, sHetFra1.hap1 HAP1_SCAFFOLD_591, whole genome shotgun sequence encodes:
- the LOC137359134 gene encoding probable G-protein coupled receptor 139, with protein sequence MGYPVMYQIERIYYPALAAIGVPVNLVAIVVLSRGKCGLSKCITVYLVGMAVSDLLVVITDPILSWIVLIYIQDSFLRITPVCTIIIVLLSAATVVSVWLTVAFSFDRFVAICCEKLKTKYCTKKTAAVVVGTVSALGCLESLTWYFIYKPKYIIDNVPMGCTIKPSFFTSPLWAAFELFHYILTPCVPVFLIFLLNVLTVRHILFSSKVRKGFRGHSNGENHKDPEMDNRRKSIILLISISGSFILLWVSRIVYITYRRMTHIRYFYSDTDPVFITDHTSKMLQLLSSCTNTCIYAVTQTKFRQELKKAVKYPLNLIVKFVKSEKELKGVKHWN encoded by the exons atgggatatccagtaatgtatcagatagaacgcatttattatcctgcacttgcagcaattggagttcctg ttaacttggtggcgattgtggtcttgtcccgaggaaagtgcggactctccaaatgtatcactgtctacctggtgggaatggcagtgtctgatctcctggtcgttatcactgatcccatattgagttggattgttttaatttatatccaggattcattcctgagaattaccccCGTGTGTACTatcattatcgttctgctttctgcagccactgttgtttctgtctggctcacagtcgctttcagctttgatcgatttgtggccatttgttgtgagaagctaaaaacaaaatattgcaccaagaaaacagcggctgtggttgtaggaacagtgagtgctctgggctgtttagagtctctcaccTGGTACTTTATCTATAAACCaaagtacattattgataatgttcccatgggttgtaccATTAAGcccagcttctttacttcccccctatgggccgcatttgaattgtttcactacattttaactccttgtgtcccggtctttctgatttttctgctcaatgttctgacggtcagacatattttattctccagtaaagtccgcaagggattccggggccacagtaatggagagaatcacaaagacccagagatggataatcggagaaaatcaattattttactcatcagtatatccggcagttttatactgttgtgggtgagCCGGATTGTGTATATCACTTATAGGCGAATGACACATATTCGGTATTTTTACTCCGACACTGACCCTGTCTTTataacagatcacacatcaaagatgctgcagcttctcagttcctgcaccaacacatgtatttatgctgtgacccagactaaattccgacaggagctgaagaaggcggtgaaataccctctcaatctcattgttaaattcgtgaaatcagagaaagaactgaagggtgtcaaacactggaactaa